The genomic stretch CTTGTCCCCGGCTTTCCAGTAGCGGATCTGCAGGGGCCAGGGGTACCCTAGGGTCTGTGATCAAGCCCAAGACCCTGGCCCAGGCCCCAGGTACCTATATACTGTTCTTCCCCTCCTCACTCAAGTCCTTGGGACTCAGTCTTGAGGCTCAGCGCCTGGCCTCTAGATAATGAGCTCCAAGGAGCAGGCACAAGTTGGTGGTGCTCAGGGCTGTCTTCTCAGTGCCTAGCAGAGCACCCAGCCCAAGGCAGGGGCTCAATGCCTGCCCCTGATGAGTGAGTGGGTGGGTAGGTGATGCACACGGGGCGGGCACAGGCTCACCCTCATGATGGCCTGCTGGGACCCAACCCCAGTTAATTAAATCAGGGGCCACCATGGGATTCTGCTCCAAGGGTTTGGAAACAGCTATCTGGATTTGCAAAGGAGCCTCCTGACCCCTAGCAAGATCAtggtagctgctcaataaatacaaaCCCATTTAAATAGTAATCATAATACTAAGATCTGTGAAATATCTGTTTCAACTCAAGGGCAGAGTTATTTCCTCACTGTGGCTTGGCAAAATTATTGTGCTAAAATCCAGAGCTGACTCTATTGGAATGGAATTTACAATGTCACTCCACTGCCAGCCTGATGATTCTCCCTAAGGCAATggcttttcttgctttttgttctttccctccctcttgcTCTCGTACTCTCCATCTACTCCATAGGTACTCCTGTGTGGAGTCATCGATGGCCCAGGGCTCAGGCCAGACACCTGCTGAGCCCAAAGTTCCCCAGGGACAGGAGGATCAACTGGTACACAGAGGCAGCTGCACTGTTGCCTGTGAGCCTGGAGGTGCCAGGCTGAATGGGCTctggcatggaaagggtgagccATGCTCCTTCCCAGCACCTGCTCCCTGTCCCCTGGGCCCTACAGCTTCCAGTGCTGGCCTTGGGCCAAGCATTCCCTGTGTGGCTGTCCACAGGTCTTTTTTCCTCGGTGGTCATCAGGCAATGGGGTCTTAGTCTGTATCCCCAGTGCTGCTTGCATTGGGTCCTCACTTTGTTTGCCAAGTCAGTGAATGACCGATCCTAGGAGGAATGAGTGTGAGCTAGGAATTCTGAGCAGTGAGGTGTCTCCGCCTAGTCCCAAAGCCCCAgcatcccttcctccctcccctgggTCCCCTGGTCAGTACTCACCTCGTACCCCAGGAGGACACCACTCGTGTCCTGCTGCACTGGTTCCCAGGTCACGTTCATCTCTGAGGATGAGACACCCTTGGCCCAAACCTTGATGGGGGCCACCCTGGGCTCTGGGAACCGATAGAGAATGGGTGTGGATTCCCAGGGCTGTCCTACGTCCTTGCTAAGGGGTTTAGAGGGAGAGCCCAGGGCCCACCATGAGGGCCAAGAGGTTACTCCCACTTCTCTGACCCTCGGCCCTCCCCAGGGAGCCCCCAGCAGGCCTGAGCGGGGAGATGAGGTGACCTTGCAGCCAGAAATGAGGCAAACGGCTCAGAGCCCGCCCCGGTGTCCTCTTCACCTCCTACTATCAAATTGAGCTGGGGGTGAGGAATGGCATTCTCTCTCATCCCCACCCCACGGAAAAGGAGCTGGAGGAGGGTGGGCCGGTGGTCCAGGGGCAGCCCACCTTCCTCGGCCGAGTACACGAGCGCAGTGAGGCTCTCGGGCCCCTCCCCGCGGCGGTTGTAGCTGCGGATCTTGACCTCAAAGGGTGTATAGGGCCTGACGCTCTCATTGCTGTAGACGAAGTGCAGGGCGTCGGCGCCGGGCACCCGGGCAGTCTGCCAGTGGGTGCTGCCCTGCCTGCGGAAGGACAGCAGGTAGCCGAAGCCGTCTCCGTTCTGGTACTCCCGTGACACGGGCTGAGGGGCAAGAGCGTGACATGGGCGAGGGGCCGCAGGCGAGCCTCCCTGCCCACCTCAGGCCCCACCCAGCCTTCATCAATACGAAGCCGGGACTCCTGGGCCTGCAGTGGTTTCCATCCTTCAGGGGTTTAGCCTGTGAGGGAGAAGCAGGCTccaggggagggggaagaggaagTTGTCTGTTCTTGAGCCGGTACTGGGCAGTGGTTCTAAGTCCTTTCTGCATGCTGGTCAAGCCAGGGAGGGGTGAAGAAGAGGGCAGGACTCGTCCCCCGCAGAGAACCTGAGGCACATTTCTGCTTCTGTCCCTGCCCACTTACTGTCCAGGTGATGATGAGTTCTCCAGGGGCTCCACCTCCTCCGCTGAGTCCTGAGGGAGCCACTGAGGGGGCTGTTGGATACCAAGGGACACAGACGTGGCTTATTAATGGGCAGTGAGGAAACAAAAGTCCCGAGCCTGTACATGTACATCCTAGAACACACATCCCTTCAAATAAGCTCCAGTTTTGCCCTCCAACTCTCCCTCTAGACATGGCCTCTGGAGTTAGGCAGACCTGGGATCAGATTCCTGCTCTACCACATGTGAGCTGTGttaccctgggcaagttacttctctTTGATATTCTGCTTCCCCTTTCCATAGcatgagaataataatatttcTCTCACAGGgttatagcagaaataaaattaaaatagtggCTTGCATATAGTAGATGCTCCACAAATGATAAATTTTTGCCCTCACTCCTGTTGGCTTAAACTAAATAACAGAGGCCAACTgcaatttgctttaaaatatgagGAATAAATAATCCAGAACTGCAgttaaggcaaaacaaaaacaaagaaccaTTTCTTTGGGGTTCCAGAatgttttactgttttcttttttgtggcagAGTTAATTTCCTAATTGTCTCTAATATTAAACAAGGCTGATTTTAAAACCAGAATGTATTTCATCAGCTCTCACAGTTTGGCAGGGGGTCACTTGGCTGGGGATCAAAATATTTCTGCACAGAATCCAGCAGTTGGAGACTTTTCACTTGGTAAAAGGCTTAGGGCCTTGTAATTTGCAAGTGACACTAAAACACACATTGCCTGTTTGATCCTAATGGGATGAGTGTTATTATCCCCCTTTTCTGGGGGGaaaagactgaggcccagagcagtTAAGTGACttatctaaggtcacacagctaagtggCACAGTCAATTTGAAGTCAGTTCTTCTGATTCCAAAGTCCATCATCATCTTTCCTCTGCATCAAAAACGGGGATTAATAGAGTGAAGGAGACCCCTGCTCACCCCACATTTGACTCGCAAAGCAGTCCAGGGTCAGTCAAAGAAAGGACTTCTAGAATTCCTTATTTAGAAGAGTTACCAGCTGAAAATGCTGAGTGATTCCAGCAAGAGCCTGGAGAGTCAACCAGGGGCACTTAGGGGAACAAGTTTAAGGGCCACAAGAAGGCAGACCCTTGTTGCATGCCTACTGACCAGGGTGGGTGGGACGAAGGGAGGCAGGGTCCTGATTCTATACTGCTGCCTCTTTTGGGATCCCAGGGCTCCCCTCCCGGCCTTCCCCAGCGAATGGCTGGGAGAGGGTCCGATGAGAGGGCTGCAGAGCAGCCTCTCAGCAGATGCTGGCTGGAGCCTGCCCCCTGTTTCCTGGGtgctctccttttcttccttccccactCAGGCTCTGGCACCCACATGCCTTTCACTGAGGGTTGTGGGCAGATTATGCTTCCCTCCTGCTCCCAAAGAAACCATCTAAAGCAGGTcttggagacacacacacacacacacacacacccctcttccTCATTAACTGATTTCAGTAGCTCAAGCCCTTCCACAGAGTATAGCTGTGAACACCCATGGTCTTGGGTGCAAATTCGGACTCTGTCAGTGtgacttttctccaaaccttggtttttccattttttaaattttaattttgagttaAGTGTAGATTCACAGGCAGTTGTAAGgttcacccatttttaaaatgaggggtTTGGATTAAGATGGTGCTTTGAGCTCAGACAGGCTAAGGCCCAGGGCCTCTGCTTACAGGGTGCAATGTAGCAGCCCTGGCCTGACTTGGCCTTCCTCCCCCATCTGTATTGTTAGACAGTCCAAAGCTCAGAGAGCAGGGTTGGAACTCAGAGCATTTGTTGCTGGCTTGGGGCCCCCTTTAAGGAGCCAGAATCTCTGCCCCCCACCTTCACTCTCTCTGGGAGACCGGGATTCTGACCTGCTTCCTTGGTCCGGATTTTGCTGGAGGGCCCACTGGGCTCCCCAGTGCCCAGGATGTTGCTGGCCGAAACCCGGAACTCATAGTCCATCCAGGGTGTGAGGCCCAGCACCTGTGCAGTCTCGGCGTTACCCTCGATGTTGGCGGGCTCTGCAAGGCACCAGGGAGGGGGCTTCAGCGAGGCTTAGGGCAGTTGCCTATTGGCCTGGATGTAGAGGGCAGGGACTGGGCAGAGTCACCTCTTTATTCCCAGTGTCATCGTGGGGTCTGCCATATACTAATTACCGATTTCAGAAATGATTGAAAAACTAGAGGTTTAGACCCCTAGTTCTCCCTGCTCTGGGGCCTTTGCTAATGGCATGCccacctgccctccccccaccccaaacccaccccctcaagaatattttcattgcctCTGCTTCAAGGACCCAGACTGAGCGCCCCCTCCTCCAACTCTCTCCCCACTCTCCTGCTGTTTGTGTGACTGTCTCCCCAGCTGGCCTGTGAATTCCCTGCAGGCAGAGGGCCTAAGCTTGCCCTTTCGTGCTTCAGGCTCAGCCCGGGCCCTCCTGcctcctacccccacctcctGAGCCCAGCAGGCCCTCTCAGTACGGACCAGGGGCAGGGCCTCACTTACTGGTCCGAACCTGCTTCCACTTTCCTGCAGGAGGCGTGCGAGCTTGCAGGGTGTACTTGGCAATGGGGCTGTGGTTGTCGAAGCCACGGCTCCAGCTGAGCTGGACAGTGGTGTCGCCAATGTCCCTCACCACCACACCTCCTGGGGGACCTGGTGGACCTGTGCCAAGGGGTCCGAGCACAGTGGATCAGAATCGGGCAGCTTCAAATTTGAGCTGGTCCCCTCCAGGCCCCTGTTGGGCTGGTGCAGTGCTGAGAGGGCCAGCAGAGGGTACAGTGAACACACCCGGGGAGGGGGGGCAAGGAATGGGGACAGTGAGTGGGGGGATGCTGGGTTGTGTGGTCTCAAGGATGGAGGGCTCAGAGAGGCCTTCACATGGAGATGTGTACAGACTTCTCAGGACTAGCTTTAGAAATTGATGTCCTCAGCAAAGTACTCCAGTCTTGGGGATGTGTTTAAGAGTGGACTTTTATAAGTTTGACTTTGGAGGAAGAATATTCTATTCCCTTAAGACGCATGAAGAACCCCAGGTACATTCAGCTCAGCGGATTTCTGCCAGCAGCCCTTCCCGACAGCTTGCAGTGGGGAGGAGAGGGCGGGAGGGAAGGTCGGGGTGGCCGAGCTGGCCCTCTAGAGGGGGTgggcattgggggtggggggtgggaaacACCATCACCTCGGACCAGGACTGTGGCCTCCTTGGAAGCACTGTCAACCACCGTCTGGGCCACACACATGTACTTTCCACCGTGGCGCAGCTGAGCATTCAGGATGGTCAAATCCCCAACTGTCTCTTTCTGCACATGGGGGGTAGCAAAGAGGGAGGCAGATCAGAGGGTGCAGCCCTGGCTAGTGCATGGGCCGTGAGACACGAGGCAGAGCTCAGGAGTCCCCTGCCCCAGTATGTCCGCAGACCCCTCTGCATCTCAGTTTTACTGTATCTGTTCAGTGGGAGATGTAATACCATGGGGGGCTAAATAAAGTTTGCTCTGGAAGTCAGCCCATACTAGTCCAAATTCATAATGTCATTTGCATTGAGGAGCAGGACAACAAGAACAGTAGTAGTAAGTCTTGCTGGGTGGCCTGGATTCTAGGTTTGTTCCTAACTCTCTCCCAAATGCAGGGCCTTTGGGTGGATTCCAGGGAAAACTGCCCACCCAAGGGATGGTGGTTGTTAGTCCAAGGATGAGCTTGCCAGGCATGGGCCTGAGGGAGTGGAGAGGGGCTTGATGGGGCTTGAAGGTGGCGATGGTTATGGACGTCTTGGTTCTCCTGTCTATTCAGGAGGGAGGAGTCATGGGGTGTCTGGCCTCAGGCCTCAGGCCTCACCACACTGGCCCTCCGGTAGTGTCCCCCGGGCTTGTCGAAGTCGATGGGGAAGTCATCCAGGGTCCAGGTGAAGGTGAGGTCCATGGTGGGGTCGTGGGAGGCATGGCACTGCAAGGTCAGGTTATCACCCAAGTTGATGTCAGCACTCGAGGGGGCCAGAGTGATCTTGGTTGCATCTGCCAAGGAAAACAATGTCCCTGGGTGGATGGGGAGGAAATAGGCCCAGGGCGGGCTGGAAGGGCAGGGCAAGAGGCTTGGTCCTAAGCCCTGGGGACGGGCAGAGGCAGCGTGGTGGACCTCTTGACCTCCCAGCAGCATCCTGGGTgtgtgggagggggcagggccagATTCCGGATGGTGGAGAGGGGGTGGCCCCAAGCAAAACTGAATCCTGGGGTAGTTTTAAACCAAGCTAGGAGGAACATGGGGACATGAGAGCAGGACAACCAGGGGAGATGCACCTGTGGTAGCCAAGCCAGCCTACCTCAGCCATCCCATGGCCCCTTACCTCGCACGGATAGGATGCCAGTGCTGTTGGCTTTGCCCATGAAATTCTCAGCAAAGCAGGTGTATTTGCCTTCATCTGACCGACTGATGTTTCTTATGATCAATGTGCCATCAGGAGTTACAGTCACCCTGCAGCAAGGACAAAGCAGATCAGGCCAACCCAGGGACACACTGCAGTCACGGGAGGGGACTTCACTCCAgggagaatgggggtgggggggcaggaaCTGCTcaggttggggtgggggctgtACCTGCTGCCGTTGACCAGAATCTCAGTGCCTTTGCTCCAGAGCACCACGGCCTTTGGAGCTGCCCGGGGCTGACAGGGGATAACGATCTCCCCGCCCCGAGCCGCGGGGATCAGGCGCCTTACGGGATTCAGCCTGAAATCAGGAGGCAGTGCTGGAAGGAAAGGGGGGCGCTGCACAGTCACCCGGGGAACAGGAACAGTTCCAGGCACTTCACCTGGCAATGTGCTGAGCATTTTGCACACCCTCCACAGCCAAGCAATGAGGGACTCCAGCAGCCCCATTTCCAAAATACACCCAGAACCCAGCCCCTTCTCACCACCCCCAATGCCTGCCCCAGGACCTTTGCTCTTACTGTACATTTTGCCTGGAAATCCCACAGATCTTCACATAGTTGGCTCCTTCTTAGCACTCAGGTCAAACCCCAAATGGAACTTCCTCAGAGAGGCAACTGCCTGACTACCACGGCCCCCTCCCTCCACTGTATTTTCTTTATACTGTATTTTCTTTATACTGTATTTTCTTATAGCTGCCTGAAATTCTTatttaatcatttgattttttactgactttttattgtagttACTGATACAGAgcacaaaatttccctttttaatcacattcaagcATACAATTGAGTAGTCTcgtgttcacaatattgtgctaccatcaccgacATCCATTACCCTTCCtattccatcacctcaaacagaaactactcACCCATGAAGCTATAACTCCCTTTTCCTGCTctgctccccttccccacccatgGTGACCTGTAAACCAccatctgtctctatgaagttttcttcttctgggtatttcatttaagcaagatcatacaatatttgtatttttgtgtctggcttattttattcaacatgacATCTTTAAGcaagcatcagaacttcattcctttttacagctgaataatattccattgtgtgtatataccacattttgtttatccactcacctgtggATGGACGCTCGGGTTattcccaccttttggctactgtgaataatgctgctatgaaaactggtgtacaagtatcggtttgagtccctgcttttaattcttttgggtatataccaagaagtgggattgttgggccatatggtaattatattttCAACTATCTGAGGAACTCCCAAACAGTTTTCCAGAGTGGATGCACCGTTCTACAgggccaccagcaatgtatgaggattcctatttctttgcatccttgtcaacacttactattttctgctttttaaattatagccatcctattgctgagtgtgaagtggtatctcatcatggtttcaATTTGCACTTCTCTAATAACCAATAACGTTGCACATCTTTtgatgtgcttattggccatttgcatattttGTTTAGAGtaatgtctcttcatatctttcggccatttttaaactgggttgtctatttgttgttgagttgtagcagtactttatatatttggatattaatcccttatcagatacatgattcataatagttttctcccattctttatgttgtcttttcactttcttgatagtgtcctttgacattaaaaagtttttaattttgatgaagtttgttttacctgttttttttttcttttgtcactcatGCGTTTGGTGTCACATTGAAGAAATTAATACCAAATCCAAGGTAATGAGCACACCCCCCCcttaggttttcttctaggagttttatggttttagctcttatgatTAGGTctttaattatttgattttgtgtttatttgtccAACTCTCTCTCCCTGGATTATAACTCAAAGGCAGAGACCTTATCTATTGTGTTCACTCCTTAGGTGGTGTTGAATAAAtattggctgaatgaatgaatgaatgagggttAGTTAAACCTCACTACAATTTGATGAGGTAGATATGTcctctttacagatgaggaaactgaggctcctcAAGCACAAGTAATAATACTAATACACAACTAATAATATTAGCACCAACtgacatttattgggcacctgtTATGTGATGAGTAGGTCCTTTATGCTTTACCTTGATCAGAGCATTTAATTTGTACAACAGCCCTATGAGGTCAGGACTATTATTGCCCACATTTTATAAATCAAGGAACAGATGCAAAAAGTAACTTGCCTTGCTGAAGAGGCAGGGTTCAAACACAGAGCCAACTGATTTGGTTTTCAATGATTTTTGCCACCTGTTTTTCACTACAGCAAACATTTACTTTGTCTGTATACATCAGAgaccctgccctccaggagctcacaACCTGGTGTCTCACCTCCTTTCTTAAATCCCTAAGTGCACCTACTTGGAAGGTGTTGCAACGCTAAGGAAAACTGccagggtatgtgtgtgtgtgtttagaaaGCTGGCTGTGCTGCAACTTGAAACTCCTAGAGCcacgcccccccccacccccaccccagccatgtGTCGTCAGGGACAGCCACTGCCTCCCCAGGCCCTTTACCTTGCACAGCCAGCTCAGCGCTGGCATAGATGGTGCCATGCTTGTTCTCTGCCACACACTGGTACATGCCTGAGTCCTCCAGGCTCAGCTTGGAGAACCGTAGATCTCCGGCCAACACCTCCACCCGGTTCTGTTCAAAAGAGCCCGGGcccggggcagggcagggggtcaGAGCCACAGGGGGACCCGAGTGGATGGGCCGACGTGGCGGGCTAAGTGGAGACCATGTCTCTGGCTTCCTTGAGGATGGGGCTTATATATGTGGTCCTTCCTAAGAGCTGCCTGGAATTCCCGGATTCCAGGGGGGCCTGGGAGAGAACTGAGTAATCACCCAGGCCTCCCTGCACCTCGGGAGACTGAAGCCAGAGGGGCGAGGTGACCCGCTCAGAGCCACACAGATTTCTGTGGCTGAGATGTGACTGGACCTACCAGTCAGGAGTCTTTGTCCACTGGGTCTCTCTGACTAGCCTGCAGCCATGTGACTCTGGGATGGAAAGAAGCTCCCAGAACCATCCTCAGGGACCCTCCTTGGCCAGGGGAGCTGCCAGTGGTGTGTAGGGGTGTGGGAGGGTTGGCTGGGGGTGAGGGCACTGGGTGAGCAGAGGAAGACAGTATGTGGGGAGAAGCCCCGTCTCCTACCTGGGAGGCCAAAGGCTCCCCGTTGCGCAGCCAGCGCACCGTGGGCCGGGGCTTGCCGGCAGCTGCACAGCCCCAACGTAGGTTGGAGCCGATGTCGGCCTCCGTGTCCGAGATCACCTTCAGCCACTcaggctgagctgcagggagtaaaagagagaaagcctGGGGATGAGCTAGGAGGAGGCTCCAGCTCATTAAAGCAATGTAATTGCAGGGCTGCAGTACCTGTGTCACACAGCGGAGGGCGCCATCAGCATTCCCGAATGCCGAGGACAAAGGAGAGAGGGGGGAGGAAGAAGCAGGCGAGAGAAAGCTGGCAGTTTGTGGTTGTGCTAATGGGTGTTTTAGCGACAAATCATTCTAAAGCCTTCCATGTGCTTCTCTTGCAAGCCCGACTGAAGCTCTGAGCTGACTGCAGCACTAGCCTCTTCTGTCCCCCTACCCAGTGCAATCCGAGGGCAAGAGGGCCTCAGCAAGGGGCTTCCCCGTCCCCGCCCTGCCTTTGGTGTCTGTTTCCTCAGGAGCAAGGGTGAAGGCAGTGGGGAGAGGGTGTCCCGGCTCTGTACCTTGCACGATGATGCGGCCCTGGACGGTGTCACGGCCCTTGGAGTTCTCGGCCTCACACTCGTAGGTGCCCTCGTCCTCGAAACTGACGCTGGGGATCTGCAGGGTGGGCTCGGCTGTGGCCCACTGAGGGGACAAGGAGCCGTCCACTTTGCGCCACTTGATCCGGGGGACGGGGCTGGCAGGGGAGACAAAGTCAGCAGGGCTGGGCTGAGCTGGGCCTCCTCGCCCTGTTCCTGTCCGTCCTTGAGCCAGACTCTCAGATCCTCCTGGCTGTTGGGTCGGTGAGGGTGGGGAGGCGGGCACGTGGAGCCTGGCCTGGGGAGGACCAGAGGGAGAGGGGGCCAGGAGGGAGGCGGGGCCCCCCCTGGCTGGTTGCCATGCTCTTCTCTCAGGCAGGCTCAGAGCACAGGCAGGGAAGGGGCAAGATGCAGGGCTCCccatcctcccctctccccagccacAACTGTGGAGCCGACGAAGTTGGTCTTCTCTGTGGTCTGTGCCCTGCAGCTGCCTTCTACCTCCCCACTGTCCACTGTGCCGCTTCTGGGTCTGCCCTCCTTGGCAGTCCCTGTGACTTGGCTCTTTATGGACTCCCTCATCATTCCCACCAGGGTCTTGCCTCTGCTTTTCAAAGGGGTCCTGGATAATAGTAACCTGTGTACTAGGATGGACTTTGGTATCAGTGGCTACCCACCCTTCCAGGTGCTTTTAGTATGGATTTTCTAGAAGCCCAATAACTTTCCACAAAGCCGGGGGGTTCCCAGGTAATGGCAGGAGATACTTGAGGGAAGAAGGGACCAAAGTACAAATCACCTTCTTTCATCATTCAACATTTAGTAGGCACCTGCTGTTTGCTTAGCCCTATTTTAGTGACTCCTTTCCTAGGAGAATAAGAACGCTAACACTTTCCGTTGTAATTTCTGAAAAGGTAACATTCATGGAACACTCACtaaaatgccaggcactgttctaagcagttTACATATATACTGAACTCATTTAATCCAGTAACAACTCTATGAGGGAAGTACTGTTATTATCACCATCtcataaataaggaaactgaccACACAGAGAAGTGAAGTAGCTTATCCAAGGGCCTTGAGTTaacctgcccccagccctgggtgTGGCTTAAGCCATCTGAGTCTGTGGTGCATGGCTGGGAGGACCAAGCGATCCAGTGGGTGCAAGGCCCCTGGTGTGTACGATGCCTGACCCGAGAGAGGGCCCAGAGTGTGGCAGGTGCTACCCGTGTGCACGCAGCCCTCTGCCAGACCCTGTGAGGGCACTGAGATGCTGAGCACTGCCCATGCCTGCCTTCTCCTGGGGGCACCTGGCCATCTCCCCTCCCTCCGCCAACACTCACTTTCCAAAGGCGAAGCACTCCAGGGTGACCTGCTGCCCCACCAGTGCATAGGTCTCTGCTGGGAACCGGGCCTTGATGCTGGGTGCAAAGAGCCGGGTATCTGGGGAGACAGGGATTTTGCAAATCAGATGCAAATGGCTCCAGGTCAGGTGCTCCCGTGTTGAGCAGCTCAGCACTGCTCAGAGCTTGCAGCTGGCTGGAGTCTCGGAAAACTCCCTTTCCTTTTTGGGGGCCTGGGGCAAGGGTCTGAGTTCATGCAGTGGACTAGGAAGCAGAATGTGGGGGGACAGTAATTAGATTCGGGGCTCTGAGGCCCTGGACCCTGTGCCCAGCGAGCTGGCCTTCAGGATCTCCAAGAGTTTTTCACAAAGCCGCTGATCTctcaccccctcctccccacaatTCCCACCCCGATCCCTCCTGACCCTCGGCAGCCAGGTTGAGCTGAGCAAACTTGCTGAAGACACTTTTGGTGGAGAAGTCCATGTGGCTGGTGGCCAGGCAGGAGTAGTTGCCCAGGTCTGAGGCATTGGTCCGGGCAATGTACAGGTTCCCTGTGGTCTGGGACACGAAGTGACGCCCGTCCGTTGGGATGAAGTTGGGGAACTCGTTGAGGAGCCAGCGGTAGGACAAACCTAGGACGTGGGGAGTTTGAGGAAACCAGGTGCTGATGGGCTAAGGGGACAACTCTGGCACCCCAATGTGCCAGTGGGCCCTGTCCTGAGAGCTCCCTGTGCTCTGAACTGGGATGGAGGGGAGACCTAGAGGGGAGATACGACTTTATtcttgccctcagggagcttcaAGTCTGCCGGGGAGCACAGCTCCTGTCGTCAGGGACCTCCCAAGGTGATACAGAGTCACTGTCCTTGCCCCCGGGTATCTCCCAGTGTGAAGGGACAAGCAGAACACACGGCTCAAAAATGACAGACCCACAAAGGAAACACAGCAGTGATTTAAAGTTGGGGACCCAGGGATGGGTGATTGCAAGGGT from Choloepus didactylus isolate mChoDid1 chromosome 2, mChoDid1.pri, whole genome shotgun sequence encodes the following:
- the CNTN2 gene encoding contactin-2 isoform X4 — its product is MQRCCSGSAPSPAAAAAAPGQRAAEPSRESRGGEEGGSGGWRPGRPRSWIQAASACPGQHPSCTPGPSPSPARLSPQWVEAPLFCSPPPPGSPTMGTPTRRRPFLLLLAAAALFSSPAWSSAQTPPATFGPVFEDQPLGLLFPEESTEEKVTLACRARASPPATYRWKMNGTEMKLEPGSRHQLMGGNLVIMNPTKAQDAGIYQCLASNPVGTVVSREAILRFGFLQEFSKEERDPVKTPEGWGVMLPCNPPAHYPGLSYRWLLNEFPNFIPTDGRHFVSQTTGNLYIARTNASDLGNYSCLATSHMDFSTKSVFSKFAQLNLAAEDTRLFAPSIKARFPAETYALVGQQVTLECFAFGNPVPRIKWRKVDGSLSPQWATAEPTLQIPSVSFEDEGTYECEAENSKGRDTVQGRIIVQAQPEWLKVISDTEADIGSNLRWGCAAAGKPRPTVRWLRNGEPLASQNRVEVLAGDLRFSKLSLEDSGMYQCVAENKHGTIYASAELAVQALPPDFRLNPVRRLIPAARGGEIVIPCQPRAAPKAVVLWSKGTEILVNGSRVTVTPDGTLIIRNISRSDEGKYTCFAENFMGKANSTGILSVRDATKITLAPSSADINLGDNLTLQCHASHDPTMDLTFTWTLDDFPIDFDKPGGHYRRASVKETVGDLTILNAQLRHGGKYMCVAQTVVDSASKEATVLVRGPPGPPGGVVVRDIGDTTVQLSWSRGFDNHSPIAKYTLQARTPPAGKWKQVRTKPANIEGNAETAQVLGLTPWMDYEFRVSASNILGTGEPSGPSSKIRTKEAAPSVAPSGLSGGGGAPGELIITWTPVSREYQNGDGFGYLLSFRRQGSTHWQTARVPGADALHFVYSNESVRPYTPFEVKIRSYNRRGEGPESLTALVYSAEEEPRVAPIKVWAKGVSSSEMNVTWEPVQQDTSGVLLGYEIRYWKAGDKEAAADRVRTAGLDTSARVTGLHPYTKYHVTVRAYNRAGTGPASPPANTTTMKPPPRQPPGNISWTFSSSSLSIKWDPVVPLRNESAVTGYKMLYQNDLHPTPMLHLTSKNWIEIAVPEDFGHALVQIRTTGPGGDGVPTEVHIVRNGGTSMMVENTAACPTAHPGSLLSYSVAMLPVIGYLEL
- the CNTN2 gene encoding contactin-2 isoform X5 — protein: MGTPTRRRPFLLLLAAAALFSSPAWSSAQTPPATFGPVFEDQPLGLLFPEESTEEKVTLACRARASPPATYRWKMNGTEMKLEPGSRHQLMGGNLVIMNPTKAQDAGIYQCLASNPVGTVVSREAILRFGFLQEFSKEERDPVKTPEGWGVMLPCNPPAHYPGLSYRWLLNEFPNFIPTDGRHFVSQTTGNLYIARTNASDLGNYSCLATSHMDFSTKSVFSKFAQLNLAAEDTRLFAPSIKARFPAETYALVGQQVTLECFAFGNPVPRIKWRKVDGSLSPQWATAEPTLQIPSVSFEDEGTYECEAENSKGRDTVQGRIIVQAQPEWLKVISDTEADIGSNLRWGCAAAGKPRPTVRWLRNGEPLASQNRVEVLAGDLRFSKLSLEDSGMYQCVAENKHGTIYASAELAVQALPPDFRLNPVRRLIPAARGGEIVIPCQPRAAPKAVVLWSKGTEILVNGSRVTVTPDGTLIIRNISRSDEGKYTCFAENFMGKANSTGILSVRDATKITLAPSSADINLGDNLTLQCHASHDPTMDLTFTWTLDDFPIDFDKPGGHYRRASVKETVGDLTILNAQLRHGGKYMCVAQTVVDSASKEATVLVRGPPGPPGGVVVRDIGDTTVQLSWSRGFDNHSPIAKYTLQARTPPAGKWKQVRTKPANIEGNAETAQVLGLTPWMDYEFRVSASNILGTGEPSGPSSKIRTKEAAPSVAPSGLSGGGGAPGELIITWTPVSREYQNGDGFGYLLSFRRQGSTHWQTARVPGADALHFVYSNESVRPYTPFEVKIRSYNRRGEGPESLTALVYSAEEEPRVAPIKVWAKGVSSSEMNVTWEPVQQDTSGVLLGYEIRYWKAGDKEAAADRVRTAGLDTSARVTGLHPYTKYHVTVRAYNRAGTGPASPPANTTTMKPPPRQPPGNISWTFSSSSLSIKWDPVVPLRNESAVTGYKMLYQNDLHPTPMLHLTSKNWIEIAVPEDFGHALVQIRTTGPGGDGVPTEVHIVRNGGTSMMVENTAACPTAHPGSLLSYSVAMLPVIGYLEL